In Helianthus annuus cultivar XRQ/B chromosome 8, HanXRQr2.0-SUNRISE, whole genome shotgun sequence, a single genomic region encodes these proteins:
- the LOC118479396 gene encoding uncharacterized protein LOC118479396 — protein MNPFTITTTEIYTIKASRVFHFSTSYTIKASIFYHSRVLCSSLLPISHLCIQNLRSSSIFRSGKVNVWFRDGFWPGERWRWHNFNAGTVCVAIWVKECVLKWLFYRDK, from the exons ATGAATCCATTTACAATTACCACTACGGAGATTTACACCATTAAAGCTTCAAGGGTTTTTCATTTTTCCACAAGTTACACCATTAAAGCTTCCATCTTTTATCACTCTAGGGTTTTATGCTCATCGCTTCTTCCAATTTCTCACCTTTGTATTCAGAATTTGAGATCCAGTTCAATA TTTAGAAGTGGGAAAGTGAATGTCTGGTTCAGGGATGGATTTTGGCCCGGAGAGCGGTGGCGCTGGCATAATTTTAACGCCGGCACGGTTTGTGTGGCCATATGGGTGAAGGAGTGTGTACTTAAGTGGCTCTTTTACAGG GATAAGTAA